In the bacterium genome, GCACCACTTCCTCGTTCACCGAGATGCAGCAGGTCGCCGGGAACCCGTTGTATCCCTTGAAGGAGGGGATGCAGCCCGCCTCCGCGATCAGCCGCTCGGCCAGGGCGTCGATCTCGGCGGTGGTCACGCCGGGCCCGACGATCATCCCCAGCTCCCGGAACACCTCCGCCAGCACGGCGCCGCTGGCCGCCATCTTCTCGATCTCCGCCGGCGACTTGAGCCTAGCTCGCTGCTTCGAGGACACCGGCGATCCTTTGGGTCACGTCGTTCGGCGACCCCAGCCCGTCGATCCGCTCGAAGCGGTACCGCGCCGCCAGGACGTCCTTCGCCGGCCGGGTCTTCTCGCGGAAGACCATGAGCCGGTTGCGCACCGTCTCCGGGCGGTCGTCCTCGCGCATGGCCAGGTGGCCGTCGCAGACCCGGCAGTCGTCGCCCTCGACGGCCGCCCCGGCGGCGGTCACGTGGCCGCAGGTGCTGCAGGTCAACCGGCCCGAGAGCCGCCGCACGATCTCCTCGTCCGGCACGTGGATCTCCAGCACGATCGGCTCGTCCGCTCCCAGCTCGGCCACCAGGGCGATCAGGCCCTCGGCCTGGGGGGCCGTGCGCGGGAAGCCGTCCAGCAGCCAGCCCGAGCTTCCGGCCGGCACTTCCGCGAGCGTCTCGCGGATCAGCACCATCATCAGGTCGTCGGGCACCAGCTGCCCGGCTTTCAGGATCGCCGCGGTCTGGCGCACCAGATCCGGGTTGCCGGCGGTGCCGTCCGGGCCGAACCCGTCCCGGACGCAGGCCCTCAGGATGGCGCCGGTGGAGACGTGCCACAGCCCGCGGCTGCCGGCCAGGCGCTCGGCCTGCGTCCCCTTCCCCACGCCGGGAGGGCCCAGAAACACCACGTTCAGCGCCAAGGCGCCTACCTCCTGGCCCGCAGCCTGCCCTTGGACATGAAGCCGTCGTAGTGGCGCATGACCAGGTGCGACTCGATCTGCTGCAGCGTGTCCAGCGCGACGCCCACGACGATCAGCAGGCCGGTGCCGCCGAAGTAGAAGGGCACGTTCAGCAGGCGGATCATCATGTCGGGCATGATCGCGATCACCGCCAGGAAGAACGCGCCGGGCAGGGTGACGCGGGTCAGGACCCGGTCGATGTACTGCGCGGTGTGCTTCCCGGCGCGCACGCCGGGGATGAACCCGCTGTTCTTCTTCATGTTGTCGGCCAGATCCACGGGGTTCAGGATCACGGCGGTATAGAAGTAGGTGAACAGGATGATCAGCGCCGAGTACGAGATGTAGTACACCGCGTGCCCGGGCGAGAAGATCGTGGTCAGCGTGTTCACGAACGCATTGTCGCCGAAGAACGAGCTCAGCGTCCCGGGGAACATGATGATCGACTGGGCGAAGATGATGGGGATCACGCCGGCGGTGTTGACCCGCAGCGGGATGTGGGTGTTGGCCCCGCCGTAGACGCGCCGGCCGACGATCTTCTTCGCGTACTGGACCGGGATGCGGCGCTGCCCCTGCGTGATGGCGATGATCCCGGCGATGACCGCGACCATGAAGACCACCACGAGCAGGCCCACGGCCACGTGCAGGCCGCCGGTGCGCAGCTGCTGGAACGTGTTCAGGACGTCGGTCGGGTAGCGGGCGATGATGCCGATGAAGATGATCAGCGAGATCCCGTTGCCGATGCCCCGCTCGGTGATCTGCTCGCCGAGCCACATCACGAACATGGTGCCGGTGGTCAGCGTCAGCATCGTCACCAGCTTGAAGCCCAGGCCGGGCGTCTGGACCACGCCCAGGCGCTCCAGGGTGAAGCTCACGCCGAAGGACTGGATGATGGCCAGGCCGAGGGTGCCCCAGCGCGTGTACTGGTTGATCTTCTTGCGGCCCTCCTCGCCCTCCTTCGCCAGCTTCTCGAAGTAGGGCACGACCGCCTGCATGAGCTGCAGGATGATCGAGGCGCTGATGTAGGGCATGATGCCCAGCGAAAAGACCGTCGCCTGGCTGAGGTTGCCGCCGGCGAACAGGTCGTAGAGGCCCACGAGCGTGCCCTGCTGGCCCTCGAAGACCTGCTTGATGGCGTCGAGGTCGATGCCGGGCGTGGTGATGTGCCCGCCCAGGCGGTAGACCACCAGGATCAGGGTGGTGAAGAGGATGCGCCTCTTCAGCTCCGGGATCCTGAACATGCTCTGGTAGCTGCCGGTGATGTTCAACTCGCCGCTCCCTTTGCGTCAGACTCCGTCGTTCCGGCTCACTCGGACGTCTCGACCGACTCGACCGTGGCCTCCGCGGCCCCCGCGACGACGTAGACCTTGCCGCCGGCCGCCGCGACCGCGTCGATCGCGCTCTGGCTGGCCCGGTCCACCCTGATCGTGAGGTTCTTCGTCGTCAGCTCGCCGCGGGCCAGCAGCTTGACCGGACGGTCGGC is a window encoding:
- a CDS encoding adenylate kinase, yielding MALNVVFLGPPGVGKGTQAERLAGSRGLWHVSTGAILRACVRDGFGPDGTAGNPDLVRQTAAILKAGQLVPDDLMMVLIRETLAEVPAGSSGWLLDGFPRTAPQAEGLIALVAELGADEPIVLEIHVPDEEIVRRLSGRLTCSTCGHVTAAGAAVEGDDCRVCDGHLAMREDDRPETVRNRLMVFREKTRPAKDVLAARYRFERIDGLGSPNDVTQRIAGVLEAAS
- the secY gene encoding preprotein translocase subunit SecY, whose product is MTGSYQSMFRIPELKRRILFTTLILVVYRLGGHITTPGIDLDAIKQVFEGQQGTLVGLYDLFAGGNLSQATVFSLGIMPYISASIILQLMQAVVPYFEKLAKEGEEGRKKINQYTRWGTLGLAIIQSFGVSFTLERLGVVQTPGLGFKLVTMLTLTTGTMFVMWLGEQITERGIGNGISLIIFIGIIARYPTDVLNTFQQLRTGGLHVAVGLLVVVFMVAVIAGIIAITQGQRRIPVQYAKKIVGRRVYGGANTHIPLRVNTAGVIPIIFAQSIIMFPGTLSSFFGDNAFVNTLTTIFSPGHAVYYISYSALIILFTYFYTAVILNPVDLADNMKKNSGFIPGVRAGKHTAQYIDRVLTRVTLPGAFFLAVIAIMPDMMIRLLNVPFYFGGTGLLIVVGVALDTLQQIESHLVMRHYDGFMSKGRLRARR